In the Scyliorhinus torazame isolate Kashiwa2021f chromosome 4, sScyTor2.1, whole genome shotgun sequence genome, one interval contains:
- the LOC140411572 gene encoding beta-1,3-galactosyltransferase 5-like yields MRLFSQRSLHFKLFLGRKCLFVVGALLAFFIFGYATQCIADRWRFAKLSDHSFLMLPNSRCETRPPFLVLLVTSAQDQLEARSTIRQTWGRARTTHGKRVVTYFLLGYSREHQEQLQKESSLHKDIIQKDFTDSYYNLTLKVLMGLEWVDRFCPSTSFVMKTDSDMFVNVDYLAELLLGMNRTNIFTGFVMRNFKPVRRKSNKWFVSEQEYPQEKYPPFCSGTGYVLSADVASRVWNISGIIPYFKLEDVYIGMCLAELKIEPVKIHSQRKFHIGKVKFSVCKFRNLVTAHKVKPYEARIYWKALELAANEHCPGDRTA; encoded by the coding sequence ATGAGGTTATTTTCTCAAAGAAGCTTGCATTTCAAATTATTCTTGGGGAGGAAATGTTTGTTCGTTGTTGGCGCCTTGTTGGCCTTCTTTATTTTTGGCTATGCAACTCAGTGCATTGCTGATCGCTGGCGTTTTGCAAAGTTAAGTGACCACTCCTTCCTCATGTTGCCGAATAGCCGCTGTGAGACCCGGCCCCCATTCCTGGTCCTTCTGGTCACCAGTGCCCAGGACCAGTTGGAAGCTCGCTCGACCATTCGCCAGACCTGGGGCAGAGCGAGGACCACCCATGGCAAGAGGGTGGTGACCTACTTCCTGCTGGGGTACAGCCGAGAGCATCAGGAACAGCTGCAGAAAGAGAGTTCACTGCACAAGGACATCATCCAGAAAGATTTCACCGACAGTTATTACAACCTGACCCTCAAGGTGCTGATGGGCCTGGAATGGGTGGACCGATTCTGTCCGTCCACATCCTTCGTGATGAAAACCGATTCCGACATGTTTGTTAACGTGGATTATCTGGCCGAGCTCTTGTTGGGAATGAATCGCACAAACATTTTCACCGGCTTCGTCATGAGGAATTTCAAACCCGTCAGACGCAAGTCCAATAAATGGTTCGTCAGTGAACAGGAATATCCTCAGGAAAAATACCCACCATTCTGCTCCGGCACTGGGTACGTGCTGTCGGCCGATGTTGCCAGTCGAGTCTGGAATATTTCCGGGATCATCCCCTACTTTAAACTGGAGGATGTTTACATCGGGATGTGCTTGGCGGAGTTGAAGATTGAACCAGTGAAAATCCACTCGCAGCGGAAGTTCCACATCGGGAAGGTGAAGTTTTCCGTTTGCAAGTTTCGGAATCTCGTCACCGCGCACAAGGTGAAACCCTATGAGGCGCGAATATACTGGAAAGCTCTGGAGCTTGCAGCGAATGAGCACTGCCCTGGAGACAGAACAGCTTGA